The Paenibacillus dendritiformis region AGGAACAGATCGAGGTTCCGGTGCTGAGCCGGCTTGCACCGGAGCAGCTGGGGGCGCTCGATATTCCTGCCGAAGGGGCCGTGTTGGCCTGGCTCGACCCGGAGCGGGAGCCGTCGAAGCATCTGGCCCGCGAACTGCGGCAATTGCAGGCGGAGCTCGACGCTTGGGGCGGCCGGATCGAGCTGCGGGTCGAGGAGCAGCGCAATCGCGGGCCATTCTCTCTGGAAGGAATGCCGCAGAGGACCCGCTATGCCGTCGATGAAGCGGGGGCGGACCTGCAGGCGATTCAGCCGTCCCTTCCCGGCTGGAACGGCAATGAATTCCCGCTCGTGTTCGTCATTGACCGGGAGCTTCGCCTTCGCTATCTGTCCCAAGGCTACAAGCTTGGCATCGTAGACGAGATCGTGAAGGTTTTGAAGCACATTTGATCGAACCGAATCTATCATTCCGCGAGTTGACGAAGGCCGCTATCCAGCCGCGGAGTGAAGCCGAGGAACGAAGCCGTGGTCCTGCCGGGATTCACGGCTTTATTCTTTTGTTAAATAAATTAGTGAAAAATTTCACTATGGATGGGTTTTTCGCTCTCCTTTTTGTTAGAATATAAGGAACATTGGATCCGATGAGGTGATGAGATGAAAACGGTCATGATTCAACAGCTCGTGGAGAAGTTCAAGCTTGAAGTGCTGACGGGGGAGAACCGCCTGAACCGCACCGTTTCCAAGACACGCGTGCACCGTCCGGGACTTGAATTCGCCGGGTACTATGAATTTTTCCCGCAGGAACGCATTCAAGTGCTTGGATTGAAGGAGATTGGGTACCTTCATACATTGACCGAGGAAGAGCGCGATGCCCGGATCAGAAACGTCGTGAAATACCATCCTCCTTGCTTCGTCGTTACTCGGGATCAGGAAGGGCTTACGTACTTGATCGATCATTGCCGGCGGGAAGACATTCCGCTGCTCCGAACCTCCATGACGACATCGAAGTTCATCGGACTGGTTGATTCTTATGTGACGAAAATGCTGGCGCCCGAGATTCAGGTGCATGGCGTATGCATGAACGTGGCGGGCATCGGCATCCTGCTGCGCGGCAAGTCGGGCATCGGCAAGAGCGAGACGGCGCTGACGCTCATCCGCCGGGGGCATCGCCTCGTCTCGGATGACGCGGTCGTCCTGCGCAAGATGAATCCGGAGACGCTGATCGGCTCCCATGATGGCAAGACGCGCGAATTTCTGGCTTTGCGCAGCATCGGACTCATTAACGTGGCCCGCATCTACGGCCGCAGCGCCTTCCAGGAAGAGACCCGCATCGTGCTCGACATCGAGCTGACGAAATGGAAGGACAACGAGCTCAACAACGAGCTGGAGCTGGAGCCCCGGTTCACAGAATATATGGACGTCAAGGTTCCGACCGTCCAGATTCAGCTTCAGCCCGGGCGGGATGTCGCCAGCCTCGTCGAGGCGGCCGCCAACAACTATTATTTGCAGCAGCAGGGATACAGCGCCGCGGAGGAATTCATCTCGCGGCTGAACATGTAAGCGGGATACGAAGAGGGGCTGTCCCAAAAGTAGTTTTTAGCTGCATTGAGACAGCCCCCATAGCCCTTCCCTGCTTCTCACAGCTCGACTTGCCGACGAAACTGCGAAAATACACTTTTCTATGCTGACGTCTACTCCGTTACCGACATTCCTGCAAATCTACATGAAATTCAGTCCTGCCATTGGATTGAAAGTGAAAATCGGCAAAAAGGATGCACTTTTGCAGGCTGTTGAGAAAGTCCAAGGGATTTTTTTGCACTTCATTTTTTATATGGTGGATCTCGTCTCTCCGTAGAAAAAATCGATTTAAAACGCTATGCGTGCCAAGTTTTGAGTAGGAAAATGGACAATCTCCACCCCTTCCTAAAAAACAGGGGTTTTCCAACGACCTGAAAACTGCACCATTTCCCTAGACACGTCTATCCGGTAGGCGAAATCCGCAAAACTACACGATTTCTCCAGACACTTCTATTTCGGTAAGCGAAGTCTGCAAAACTGCACGATTTCAACACCTATTCGGCAAGCGAAATCCAAATCCTGCGCAAATACAGCAATTCGATATGGACGACTTTACCAGAAAGGGAATCCTGCAAAACTCCAGGATTTTCACCCGTGTCGCTTCGACTTGAAGCAAAAGGGCCATAAATGATGTAGATTTGCAGCAATTCCTCGGGATGTGGACTCATTGAGAGCTAAGTCCATATAATTGTGTAAAAAGCAGATGGCAAAAAAAGAAGAGCCATAGCAAGGATCCTCGTATAGAATGAGGTTGTCGAGACAACATTCCAAAGGAGGATCTAGCTATGACTCAATACCAGATTACCCTAGATTCACAACTTTTGCATCAACTGTTTTTATCCGAATCAAGAGATGAGGGGATAGCGACCTTATTAGAATCTATCTTGAATCAAGTTTTGCAGGCGCAGGCAACGGAACAGTTGAAGGCAGGACACTACGAGCGCTCAGAAGAGCGTGCAGGTTACCGTAATGGAACGTACCCTCATCGGCTGACAACACGGGTGGGTCAATTAACCCTGCAAGTACCGCGTTTCCGCAACGGTCAGTTCTCTACGGAACTCTTTGCTCGTTACCAACGAAGCGAGCAGGCCCTTGTCTTAGCCATGATGGAGATGGTACTTAATGGTGTGTCAACGCGAAAAGTAAGCAATATCACCGAAGAACTGTGCGGAACGGAGTTCTCCAAATCGACCGTTAGTGAACTCTGCAAGCAACTGGATCCCCTTGTAGAGGAGTGGAATAACCGAAAACTGGACAAGGCCTACCCCTTTCTTATTGTCGACGCCCTGTACGTCAAAGTCCGGGAAGACGGCCGTGTGCGCTCACGTGGCGTGATGATTGCCACAGGGATTAATGCGGAGGGCTATCGGGAACTGCTTGGACTTACCGTAGATGATACCGAGTCAGCAGCAACGTGGGGGGCTTTCTTTACGCACCTCAAAAGTCGCGGGTTGCACGGTGTTGATGTCATTACAAGCGACCATCACGGTGGTTTGGTTAGTGCGATTCGGCAACATTTCCAAGGCGTAACCTGGCAACGGTGTCAAACCCACTTTATGCGTAATATTCTGGACGCTGCTCCTAAATCATGCCGTGATGAATTGAAGGCCCATGTAAGGGCCATCTACGAAGCTGCGGACGAGACCAGTGCCCGTACACTGCTGAAACGGACACAAGAAGCATTTGAAGATAAAGCTCCAAAAGCCATGAGGGTCTTGGAAGAGGGCTTTGACGATGCGACAGCGATCTTGGCACTTCCGGCTGCCTGTCGGATACGTACGCGCACCACAAATGCCGTAGAACGTCTAAATGGCGAGTTGCGGCGGCGAGAACGCGTCATTCGCATTTTTCCCAACCGAGCCTCTGTCCTTCGTCTTTTTGGAGCCTTGTTGATTGAGCAGGACGAAAAGTGGTCTGCTGGGAAAAAGTATATCGAGATGAAAGAGTACCATGAGTGGAGGAAGAAGCTAAACAAGCCTGCAGCTTAGGCATCTTTTTGCTCTGGCAATCTCATTGAGGAATTTACACATAAATTTGGACTTGACCTCATTGAGCCGAAATTCCTGTAAAATAGCAGCAATACCTCCACACGTTCAAGCCCTGAGAGGCAACGATGCCTCCTGAAGGCAACGAGGCGATGATACCTCCTGGAGGCGATGATACCCCCAGGATCCGACGCGATCTCTTGGATCCCGTAAAATCAGGCCGTTGAGAAGTCTGTGGGAATTTTCCCCACTTCGTTTTTTATATGGTGGATCTCTTCTCTCAGTAGAAAAATCGTCTTAAAACGCTTTGAGTGCCAAGTTTTGATTAGGTAAATGGACAGGTAGCGGCTGAAATAGCACAAATTCCTGCACAAAGGCAGGATTCGCTGCCTCAACCATCTTCCGCCGCTAGTCCCGCTACCGCCTTGCCCGCCTCTGCATGCTCTGTTATCCATTCTTGCCCTGCATCATGCTTCAATACCTATGGGACAGTTCCTTCCTTCTATACAGTTCCCGGCAGCAATGCGCTTCACCCATAACGCTTAGCCGTTCATTGGCGGCGAATCTCGTCAGGGCTGCATGGGCCCGGAGGCGCCGTTACCGGGAGCGGGGACTCTTCCTCGGATGAAGGAAGAGCCGCAGGCATTCCCTCGCTCCGATCAGGGCGACCGCCGTGAACAGGAGCGCCCACAAGGCGGCCGGAACCGGGGTCAGCCGCGCCAGATTGGCGGCATCTCCGGCCTGGCCCGGATTCTGGACGGCCAGGATGAGCAAGAATACGGGGCCCAGGACCGACTCCACCAGGGCGATGAAGGCGACCAGCAAGTAATAGCCTTGCCGCAGCCACGGCCATGGGCAGAAGCAGATCGCGGCGGTCAAGAGCAGGAAGCCGATGCACCACATGACGCCGTAGCCGTTGCGCACGAAGAAGAGCAGGCTGATGGCCGTCACGACGAGAATGGCCGTCAAGCCGGTCTGCTGCTTGCCGCGGGCATACCCGTAGAACAGCAGGACCGCGAACACCGTCGAGACGGTATAGCCGGCGAGCGCGATAAGAATGAAGCGCCACGAATGGGCTGCCGCGGAAGAGTACGTGACTCCGCTATGATCGGCGAATAAGTGAATATACAATACTTTGCCGGACACGAGCAGGGTGACTATGGCGTGACCGAACTCATGCACGAGCGTATCTACATTGCGAAAGAAAGAAGAAAACGGAATGAC contains the following coding sequences:
- the hprK gene encoding HPr(Ser) kinase/phosphatase, translating into MKTVMIQQLVEKFKLEVLTGENRLNRTVSKTRVHRPGLEFAGYYEFFPQERIQVLGLKEIGYLHTLTEEERDARIRNVVKYHPPCFVVTRDQEGLTYLIDHCRREDIPLLRTSMTTSKFIGLVDSYVTKMLAPEIQVHGVCMNVAGIGILLRGKSGIGKSETALTLIRRGHRLVSDDAVVLRKMNPETLIGSHDGKTREFLALRSIGLINVARIYGRSAFQEETRIVLDIELTKWKDNELNNELELEPRFTEYMDVKVPTVQIQLQPGRDVASLVEAAANNYYLQQQGYSAAEEFISRLNM
- a CDS encoding IS256 family transposase, translating into MTQYQITLDSQLLHQLFLSESRDEGIATLLESILNQVLQAQATEQLKAGHYERSEERAGYRNGTYPHRLTTRVGQLTLQVPRFRNGQFSTELFARYQRSEQALVLAMMEMVLNGVSTRKVSNITEELCGTEFSKSTVSELCKQLDPLVEEWNNRKLDKAYPFLIVDALYVKVREDGRVRSRGVMIATGINAEGYRELLGLTVDDTESAATWGAFFTHLKSRGLHGVDVITSDHHGGLVSAIRQHFQGVTWQRCQTHFMRNILDAAPKSCRDELKAHVRAIYEAADETSARTLLKRTQEAFEDKAPKAMRVLEEGFDDATAILALPAACRIRTRTTNAVERLNGELRRRERVIRIFPNRASVLRLFGALLIEQDEKWSAGKKYIEMKEYHEWRKKLNKPAA
- a CDS encoding M50 family metallopeptidase, which translates into the protein MKHWGKTVVFLVVAAVLTRVIPFSSFFRNVDTLVHEFGHAIVTLLVSGKVLYIHLFADHSGVTYSSAAAHSWRFILIALAGYTVSTVFAVLLFYGYARGKQQTGLTAILVVTAISLLFFVRNGYGVMWCIGFLLLTAAICFCPWPWLRQGYYLLVAFIALVESVLGPVFLLILAVQNPGQAGDAANLARLTPVPAALWALLFTAVALIGARECLRLFLHPRKSPRSR